Proteins encoded together in one Limisphaerales bacterium window:
- a CDS encoding DUF1549 domain-containing protein: MIWRAAILLCVGLLPLSAAQFTQDQLAWWSYQPVRQPAVPKAGAGWAANEIDHFIARKIAEQKLTPAKPAARRALIRRVTLDLTGLPPTPEQVAAFLKDPSPEAYGKLVDRLLASPRYGERQAAFWLDLVRYADSDGYRADHFRPEAWRYRDYIINSFNADKPYDRFVREQLAGDEIDPGNRDALTATMFLRHWIYEHNQRDVEFQWAEVLADVTSVTADAFLGLGMQCARCHDHKFDPILQKDYYRMQAFFAPLLPRAAMPVGTLAERTAFFEADKKWRRDTESLRRQLHAIEHPVLLKHATREGFEKFIDKIKVMIRKRPEERTAYERQIAEMASRQFDLEQSKLPERLKDATKAEWERLHAELKSFEAKRPKPLPTVKYVVSDAGPVAPVTRIPKQDTVVEPGFLTLLDPSDAVITPPPAALQSTGRRTALANWITRADNPFTARVMVNRMWQQHFGRGLATNTSDFGKLGTPPTHPELLDWLATRLIAEEWSLKKLHRLMVTSATYRQASSHPAAEQADPANTWFARATVQRMDAEQIRDSLLAASGELNLKTGGAGEDGVGSVRRSVYLKVMRNKPDAVLAAFDAPDRISHMPQRTITTTATQSLLLLNSDWARQRANAFARRLHQLHPGNPKAQVLAAHQLTFGRDPSVEHLASGIAYLNLGGEVAANPEPPKIGMFGKRTPSPAAWIQPDGGQRALETAKPGKMPTGDFTAEAFLRLDSLYADASVRTMVSQWDSQQRTPGWALGVTSTKSAYQPRNLILQLTGIPQRGDHGYEVIASNLRPDLKKNYYAAVSVKFDEEGAGTATFYLKDLTTPDGKLQVAKKPFRRNKHYGSKLPLVIGGRTGGSRHGWDGLVDNVRLSSAALDEQSLVIKGEAVRPHTLAFYQFEKDAFHADSSSHDNSLAPLGNPHTPPAIARLAEYCHVLFNANRFLYVD; this comes from the coding sequence GTGATTTGGCGTGCCGCCATTTTGTTGTGTGTGGGACTATTGCCGCTGTCCGCGGCGCAGTTCACTCAGGATCAACTCGCGTGGTGGTCTTATCAACCCGTGCGCCAACCGGCCGTGCCGAAGGCCGGCGCCGGTTGGGCGGCGAATGAGATCGATCACTTTATCGCGCGCAAAATCGCCGAGCAGAAACTGACCCCGGCCAAGCCCGCTGCCCGGCGCGCCTTGATCCGGCGCGTGACGCTGGATCTCACCGGCCTGCCGCCCACGCCGGAGCAGGTGGCAGCGTTCCTGAAAGATCCCTCGCCGGAGGCCTACGGCAAACTCGTCGACCGCCTGTTGGCCAGTCCGCGCTATGGTGAACGGCAGGCGGCGTTCTGGCTCGATCTTGTGCGCTATGCGGATTCCGATGGCTACCGCGCAGATCATTTTCGGCCCGAGGCGTGGCGCTATCGCGATTACATCATCAACTCCTTCAATGCCGACAAACCCTACGACCGGTTTGTACGCGAGCAACTGGCCGGGGACGAGATTGATCCGGGCAATCGCGATGCTCTGACTGCCACCATGTTCCTGCGCCACTGGATCTACGAACACAACCAGCGCGACGTGGAGTTTCAATGGGCCGAAGTGCTCGCCGATGTGACCAGCGTAACGGCGGACGCTTTTCTCGGGCTCGGCATGCAATGCGCGCGCTGCCACGATCACAAGTTCGATCCCATTCTGCAAAAGGACTACTACCGCATGCAGGCCTTTTTCGCGCCGTTACTGCCGCGCGCGGCCATGCCCGTGGGTACACTGGCCGAGCGGACGGCGTTTTTTGAGGCAGACAAAAAATGGCGACGCGACACCGAATCGCTGCGCCGCCAACTGCACGCCATTGAGCATCCCGTGCTGCTCAAACACGCCACGCGCGAGGGGTTTGAAAAATTTATTGATAAGATCAAGGTGATGATCCGCAAGCGCCCCGAAGAGCGCACGGCGTATGAACGGCAGATTGCCGAGATGGCTTCGCGACAGTTTGACTTGGAGCAATCCAAATTGCCCGAGCGCCTCAAGGACGCCACCAAGGCGGAGTGGGAAAGGCTGCACGCGGAACTGAAATCGTTCGAAGCCAAACGCCCGAAACCGTTGCCGACGGTGAAATATGTGGTCAGCGACGCCGGCCCTGTGGCGCCGGTCACGCGCATACCCAAGCAAGACACTGTGGTGGAGCCGGGTTTTTTGACGCTGCTCGACCCCAGCGACGCCGTCATCACGCCGCCGCCCGCTGCGCTGCAATCCACCGGCCGCCGCACGGCCCTGGCCAACTGGATCACGCGCGCCGACAACCCCTTCACCGCGCGCGTGATGGTCAATCGCATGTGGCAGCAACATTTCGGACGCGGCCTGGCCACCAACACCAGCGATTTCGGCAAACTCGGCACGCCGCCCACGCACCCGGAATTACTGGACTGGCTCGCCACCCGTTTGATCGCTGAAGAGTGGAGCCTCAAAAAGCTGCATCGATTGATGGTCACCAGCGCCACCTACCGGCAAGCCTCCAGTCATCCCGCCGCCGAACAGGCCGATCCGGCCAACACTTGGTTTGCCCGCGCCACTGTACAGCGCATGGACGCCGAGCAAATCCGCGACAGTCTGCTGGCTGCATCCGGCGAATTGAATTTGAAAACCGGCGGAGCAGGCGAAGACGGCGTCGGTTCGGTGCGGCGCTCGGTTTATTTGAAAGTGATGCGCAACAAACCCGACGCCGTGCTGGCGGCATTCGACGCTCCCGACCGCATCTCCCACATGCCGCAACGCACCATCACCACCACCGCCACGCAATCGCTGCTGCTGCTCAATAGCGACTGGGCCCGCCAACGCGCCAATGCCTTTGCCCGGCGCCTGCACCAGCTGCATCCAGGCAATCCCAAGGCGCAGGTCCTCGCCGCGCATCAGCTGACGTTTGGCCGCGACCCTTCGGTGGAGCATCTGGCATCGGGCATCGCTTATCTGAATCTCGGCGGCGAGGTGGCCGCCAACCCTGAGCCGCCGAAAATTGGAATGTTTGGCAAACGCACGCCGAGTCCGGCGGCGTGGATTCAGCCCGACGGCGGCCAGCGCGCTTTGGAAACCGCCAAGCCGGGCAAGATGCCCACCGGCGATTTTACCGCCGAAGCATTCCTCCGATTGGATTCGCTGTATGCCGATGCCTCCGTGCGCACTATGGTTTCGCAATGGGACAGCCAACAACGCACTCCCGGCTGGGCGTTGGGCGTCACGAGCACGAAGAGCGCCTATCAACCGCGCAATCTCATCCTGCAACTCACCGGCATTCCGCAACGCGGCGACCACGGCTACGAGGTGATCGCTTCCAATCTGCGGCCGGATTTGAAAAAAAATTATTACGCGGCCGTGAGTGTGAAATTCGACGAGGAAGGCGCGGGAACGGCCACGTTTTACCTGAAAGATCTCACAACGCCCGACGGCAAACTGCAGGTGGCGAAGAAACCGTTTCGTCGTAACAAGCACTACGGCAGCAAGCTACCGCTGGTGATTGGCGGCCGCACCGGCGGCAGTCGCCACGGCTGGGATGGTCTGGTGGATAACGTGCGCCTGAGCAGCGCTGCGCTGGATGAACAATCGTTGGTCATCAAGGGCGAAGCCGTGCGACCGCACACACTGGCGTTTTATCAATTCGAGAAGGACGCCTTCCACGCCGACAGCTCATCGCACGACAACTCTCTCGCTCCACTTGGCAATCCGCACACACCGCCGGCCATCGCGCGGCTCGCGGAATACTGCCACGTGCTCTTCAACGCCAACCGGTTCCTGTACGTTGATTGA
- a CDS encoding YjbQ family protein, whose protein sequence is MKHLTEELWFDVPTRRAFINITPQVTELVQQSGVQEGLCLVNAMHITASVFINDDESGLHADYERWLEGLAPHEPIEQYRHNDTGEDNADAHMKRQVMGREVVVAITKGRLHFGPWEQIFYGEFDGRRRKRLLVKIIGD, encoded by the coding sequence ATGAAGCACCTCACCGAGGAACTGTGGTTTGATGTCCCGACACGCCGGGCGTTTATCAATATCACACCTCAGGTGACCGAGCTGGTGCAGCAGAGCGGGGTGCAGGAGGGGTTGTGCCTCGTGAACGCCATGCACATCACGGCGAGTGTGTTTATCAATGACGATGAATCCGGGCTGCATGCGGATTACGAACGCTGGCTCGAAGGGCTCGCGCCGCATGAGCCGATCGAGCAATATCGCCATAACGACACCGGCGAGGACAACGCCGATGCCCACATGAAACGCCAGGTGATGGGCCGCGAAGTGGTCGTCGCCATCACGAAAGGGCGGCTGCATTTCGGGCCGTGGGAGCAGATTTTTTACGGCGAATTCGACGGCCGCCGCCGCAAGCGTTTGTTGGTCAAAATTATCGGCGACTGA
- the leuB gene encoding 3-isopropylmalate dehydrogenase, with amino-acid sequence MSERIYKIAAMAGDGIGPEVVREALKVLRAAEGKFGFQLDVTEAPVGWAGIDAAGKALPDDTLALCRESDSILFGSVGLPDRDPTIPKEERPERAALLALRKEFGLFANLRPVKLPAELAHACPLKAERQGDGIDLLVVRELTGGMYFGQPKNTETLEDGQQRAVDTMVYSTSEIERIAHVGFQSAQLRRQHVMSIDKANVLENGVLWREVVTRVAAEYPDVTLEHMFVDNAAMQFLLRPTQFDVVLCENLFGDILSDEAAALAGSLGMLPSASLGTTSGEHTFGFYEPAGGTAPDIAGKDLANPIAQIRSAAMMLRHSFAENDAAAAIDAAVGTVIANGLRTGDIYSAEDPNARQVGTTEMGDAIAAAV; translated from the coding sequence ATGAGTGAACGCATTTATAAAATCGCCGCAATGGCGGGTGATGGCATTGGGCCGGAGGTGGTGCGCGAGGCGCTGAAGGTGCTGCGCGCGGCCGAGGGAAAGTTTGGATTTCAACTGGATGTCACCGAGGCGCCGGTCGGCTGGGCAGGCATTGACGCCGCCGGCAAAGCGCTGCCCGACGACACCCTCGCGCTGTGTCGCGAGAGTGATTCCATCTTGTTCGGCTCCGTCGGCCTGCCGGATCGTGACCCGACCATCCCGAAGGAAGAACGCCCCGAGCGCGCGGCCTTGCTGGCTCTGCGCAAGGAGTTTGGCCTGTTTGCCAACCTGCGCCCGGTGAAGCTGCCGGCTGAGCTGGCGCACGCGTGTCCGTTAAAGGCCGAACGGCAAGGAGATGGAATCGATTTACTGGTCGTGCGCGAGCTGACCGGTGGTATGTATTTTGGTCAGCCGAAAAACACCGAGACGTTGGAGGATGGCCAACAGCGCGCGGTGGACACGATGGTTTACAGCACGAGCGAGATCGAGCGCATCGCGCACGTCGGCTTTCAAAGCGCGCAGCTTCGCCGCCAACACGTGATGAGCATCGACAAGGCGAACGTGCTGGAGAACGGCGTGCTTTGGCGCGAGGTGGTCACGCGCGTGGCCGCCGAGTATCCGGACGTGACCCTCGAGCACATGTTTGTGGACAACGCCGCGATGCAGTTTCTACTGCGGCCCACGCAGTTTGACGTGGTGCTGTGCGAGAATTTGTTTGGCGATATTCTCAGTGACGAAGCCGCCGCCTTGGCCGGCTCGCTTGGCATGCTGCCCAGCGCCAGCCTCGGCACCACCAGCGGCGAGCACACGTTTGGCTTTTACGAACCGGCCGGGGGCACGGCACCGGATATTGCCGGCAAGGATCTGGCCAACCCCATCGCGCAGATTCGGTCGGCCGCCATGATGCTGCGCCATAGCTTTGCCGAGAACGACGCGGCGGCAGCCATTGACGCAGCCGTCGGTACCGTGATCGCCAACGGCTTGCGCACCGGGGATATTTATAGTGCCGAAGATCCCAACGCTCGTCAGGTGGGCACCACCGAGATGGGCGACGCCATCGCTGCTGCTGTTTGA
- a CDS encoding DUF5069 domain-containing protein — translation MSKIVPLISSGTKGPLGVLHLPRLWQKVSLEAAGKIADGYPGIGGGYDSMVIAGLGLDAEAVRSYITNEKPTYTQFEAWISAQDGATLGGDAIGALNDSIAGYNHDADTKAGILGACGLDAGPDDAINLNNLDDWQEFHAAEIAG, via the coding sequence ATGAGTAAAATTGTTCCTCTTATTAGTTCCGGCACCAAAGGCCCGTTGGGCGTGCTTCATCTGCCGCGGTTGTGGCAAAAAGTAAGCCTCGAAGCGGCCGGTAAAATCGCGGACGGTTACCCCGGCATCGGTGGTGGCTACGACAGTATGGTGATCGCCGGCCTCGGCCTCGATGCCGAAGCGGTGCGCAGCTACATCACCAACGAGAAGCCGACGTACACGCAATTCGAAGCGTGGATATCGGCGCAGGACGGCGCGACGCTGGGCGGCGACGCCATCGGCGCGTTGAACGATTCCATCGCTGGCTATAACCACGATGCCGATACGAAGGCGGGCATCCTCGGTGCTTGCGGCCTTGACGCTGGCCCGGATGATGCGATCAACCTGAACAACCTCGACGACTGGCAGGAATTCCACGCCGCCGAGATTGCTGGTTAA